The following are from one region of the Nitrospiraceae bacterium genome:
- a CDS encoding YicC/YloC family endoribonuclease — protein MIRSMTGFGRRQTAWQDGSVAVEMRAVNHRFLEIACRLPRSLNHLEETFKKAVQQRCTRGRIDLTVSLQGGKGRAVTVSLDQPLAKQYHHTLRILKKSLKLSGSIDLALIAGLRDVVSVSDQPPEDPKLGKLVVRLVGESLDDLTAMRSREGEALAKDMLARLRVIGDHQLRVSARAPLLAQEAFDRMRSRVEKLMGETVPDLSRLNQELAIFADRTDITEELVRLDSHMVQFQQTLERSEPVGKTLDFLLQEIGREVNTIGSKANDTEIAAHVIQMKTELERIREQVQNIE, from the coding sequence ATGATCCGCAGCATGACCGGATTTGGTCGTCGACAGACTGCGTGGCAGGATGGGTCTGTGGCGGTGGAAATGCGGGCCGTCAACCACCGTTTTCTTGAAATAGCCTGTCGGCTGCCCCGCTCATTGAATCACCTGGAAGAGACCTTCAAGAAAGCGGTGCAACAACGGTGTACTCGCGGTCGAATCGATCTTACCGTTTCTCTGCAAGGAGGGAAGGGGAGAGCCGTGACCGTCAGTCTTGACCAACCGCTGGCAAAGCAGTACCATCATACCCTCCGCATCCTCAAGAAATCCTTGAAGCTGAGCGGCTCCATCGATCTTGCCCTCATCGCCGGGCTCCGTGATGTTGTCTCCGTATCCGATCAGCCACCAGAGGATCCGAAATTGGGGAAGCTGGTTGTGCGCTTGGTAGGAGAATCGTTGGACGACCTGACAGCAATGCGATCGCGGGAAGGGGAGGCTCTGGCTAAAGACATGCTCGCAAGACTGCGGGTCATTGGGGATCATCAGCTACGCGTCTCGGCGAGAGCTCCATTGCTGGCGCAGGAGGCGTTCGATCGAATGAGAAGCCGAGTGGAGAAACTTATGGGTGAGACTGTGCCCGATCTTTCTCGGCTCAACCAGGAATTGGCAATCTTCGCTGACCGGACCGACATTACGGAAGAATTGGTCAGATTAGACTCACATATGGTACAGTTTCAGCAAACGCTGGAACGTTCGGAACCCGTTGGGAAAACACTCGATTTCTTGCTCCAGGAGATTGGTCGGGAAGTCAACACCATCGGCTCAAAAGCGAACGACACGGAAATCGCCGCCCATGTCATCCAGATGAAGACCGAGCTCGAGCGTATTCGCGAACAAGTCCAAAACATTGAATGA
- the hflX gene encoding GTPase HflX, whose amino-acid sequence MIARRGTIQDVLVGADAGPSPATLAKYRASSRSLRGLRLIRTQLHGQPLSQEDITMLALLRFDVIGALAVTPEGEPGSLSLAHLLPPNPQGQLLKVLSPMLVHHCPIEFQSFMLELESEFQRQSTQHDVSGHQETAILISASPHSRSTQDDRLTELAELATSADISVVDRIVQRTQAGHQRFLVGSGKLKDVLMLALQKGADLLIFDQDLAPAQARAIAEFTDVKVIDRTQLILDIFARRAHSREGKVQVELAQLRYLLPRLSGHGSSLSRLGGGIGTRGPGETKLETDRRRIRERISHLERDLTMFARHQNQRRARRARHGMPVVSIVGYTNAGKSTLLNALTKSQVAADDRVFETLDTTSRRLRFPHDQEVIITDTVGFIRDLPKDLLGAFRTTLEELREADILLHVVDASAADLESQIVAVEAVLQDLNLEQVPQVLAFNKCDRIPGDHAQFLCRRYRAIGISALQPETLHPLIHYLEQALERLGSNISPVSAQQSEEGSAIASHA is encoded by the coding sequence GTGATCGCCCGTCGCGGAACCATCCAGGATGTGTTGGTAGGAGCCGACGCAGGTCCTAGCCCTGCGACTTTGGCCAAATATCGAGCGAGCTCCCGCTCTTTGCGAGGGCTCCGACTCATTCGAACTCAGCTCCACGGCCAACCCCTGAGCCAAGAAGACATCACGATGCTGGCCTTACTCCGATTTGACGTGATCGGTGCCTTGGCGGTCACTCCAGAGGGCGAGCCGGGATCGCTCTCTCTCGCCCATTTACTGCCTCCCAACCCCCAGGGGCAACTCCTCAAGGTGTTGAGCCCCATGCTGGTTCATCATTGTCCGATTGAGTTCCAATCCTTCATGCTGGAGCTTGAATCGGAGTTTCAGCGGCAGAGCACACAACATGATGTGTCAGGTCACCAGGAAACCGCCATTCTCATCAGCGCTTCTCCCCACAGCCGATCGACTCAAGATGATCGACTGACTGAACTCGCTGAGTTGGCAACGTCCGCAGACATTTCGGTAGTCGATCGAATTGTTCAGCGAACCCAAGCCGGTCATCAGCGCTTTCTCGTTGGCAGCGGAAAACTCAAAGATGTTCTCATGCTAGCGCTGCAGAAGGGGGCCGATCTGTTGATTTTCGATCAAGACCTCGCTCCGGCCCAGGCAAGGGCAATTGCAGAATTCACCGACGTCAAAGTCATAGACCGTACTCAATTGATTCTCGATATTTTCGCAAGGCGCGCACACAGTCGCGAAGGGAAGGTCCAAGTGGAACTCGCCCAACTTCGCTATTTGCTACCACGTCTTTCCGGGCATGGATCGAGTCTGTCTCGACTTGGAGGCGGTATCGGCACGAGAGGTCCGGGAGAGACAAAGCTAGAAACTGATCGCCGCCGAATCAGAGAGCGCATCAGCCACCTTGAGCGCGACCTGACGATGTTTGCTCGCCATCAGAACCAGCGGCGTGCGCGTCGTGCTCGGCACGGGATGCCGGTCGTTTCGATTGTCGGATACACGAACGCTGGCAAGTCAACCTTACTGAACGCGTTGACGAAGAGCCAGGTCGCGGCAGATGACCGGGTCTTTGAAACGTTGGATACGACGAGCCGACGCTTACGATTCCCGCATGATCAGGAGGTGATCATCACCGACACGGTCGGATTTATCCGCGACCTTCCCAAAGACCTGCTCGGTGCCTTTCGGACGACATTGGAAGAGTTGCGAGAGGCCGATATACTCCTCCATGTCGTCGACGCCAGCGCTGCCGACCTCGAGAGCCAAATCGTCGCCGTCGAAGCGGTTCTGCAGGATTTGAACCTCGAGCAAGTTCCTCAGGTGCTAGCCTTCAACAAATGCGACCGCATCCCGGGCGATCATGCGCAGTTTCTCTGCCGTCGGTATCGTGCGATTGGAATCTCAGCCCTTCAACCGGAGACCCTTCACCCGCTCATCCACTATCTGGAACAAGCGCTGGAGAGATTGGGGTCGAACATCTCCCCAGTCTCTGCCCAGCAGTCCGAAGAGGGTAGCGCCATTGCTTCTCACGCCTAA
- the nth gene encoding endonuclease III, with protein MRASAVRIQSRIGRILEALRRSLPTVKVELDHRTPWELLVATILSAQCTDQRVNQVTPNLFRRYRRPSDYAQARLADLEALIRSTGFFKSKAKHLVACGQAVVERFHGQVPATMEDLTSLPGVGRKTANVILGNAFGKPGIVVDTHVKRVSNRLGLTSSDDPVNIEHDLQQLIPQSEWTATSQRLLLHGRYVCVARKPHCSQCSIASFCHWKGKQVP; from the coding sequence ATGAGGGCATCCGCCGTTCGTATTCAGTCTCGCATAGGCCGGATTCTCGAAGCACTCCGGCGGTCCCTCCCGACGGTAAAGGTCGAACTCGACCATCGCACGCCGTGGGAGTTGTTGGTTGCGACGATCCTTTCTGCCCAATGCACGGATCAACGCGTCAACCAGGTGACGCCGAATCTCTTCCGCCGTTATCGCCGGCCTTCTGACTATGCGCAGGCACGTCTTGCGGACCTTGAAGCATTGATCCGATCGACCGGGTTTTTCAAAAGTAAAGCCAAGCACCTCGTGGCTTGTGGTCAGGCGGTTGTCGAACGATTTCACGGACAAGTTCCTGCAACGATGGAAGACCTCACCTCCTTGCCGGGCGTCGGAAGGAAAACCGCCAATGTCATCCTGGGCAACGCCTTCGGGAAGCCGGGAATTGTTGTCGATACCCATGTAAAGCGAGTTTCGAATCGGCTTGGTTTAACCAGTTCCGATGATCCCGTGAATATTGAGCACGATCTGCAGCAACTCATTCCGCAATCCGAATGGACTGCTACATCGCAACGTCTGCTCCTGCACGGTCGGTATGTCTGCGTGGCGCGCAAACCTCATTGTAGTCAATGCTCCATTGCCTCCTTCTGCCATTGGAAGGGGAAGCAAGTTCCATGA
- the tsaD gene encoding tRNA (adenosine(37)-N6)-threonylcarbamoyltransferase complex transferase subunit TsaD gives MIGSNSEPTAVWTPGPLLGLETSCDETSAAVLNADGAVVSNVISSQHAVHQPFGGVVPELSSRTHIETIEGVASQAMREAGVQWSDLTGLAVTQGPGLAGSLIVGVNYAKALSYALNVPMVGVSHLEGHISSAWLQEPTFPVPCVVLVVSGGHSHLYLMQLDGGCPLLGCTRDDAAGEAFDKGAQMLGLEYPGGPAIDRLAQSGSATAILFPRSYLRKESLDFSFSGLKTALLYKLQQMDQSQRDAQAPDLAAGYQEAIVTVLVDKAFAAVKAYGVAALAVVGGVSANTRLRSLLQRRASTSGIRLSLPPLSYCTDNAAMIAAAGRQALLRGKRAALDMEANACLAVHALTT, from the coding sequence ATGATTGGATCAAACTCAGAGCCAACGGCGGTATGGACACCGGGGCCGCTACTTGGGCTGGAGACGTCGTGTGACGAAACATCCGCCGCGGTCCTGAACGCCGATGGAGCGGTTGTTTCCAATGTCATCAGTTCCCAACACGCCGTTCACCAACCGTTCGGCGGCGTAGTCCCTGAGCTCTCGTCTCGGACCCACATCGAGACCATCGAGGGTGTCGCCAGTCAAGCGATGCGGGAAGCGGGGGTCCAATGGTCGGACTTAACGGGGCTAGCCGTGACTCAAGGACCGGGACTCGCGGGATCCCTCATCGTCGGAGTAAACTATGCCAAAGCACTCTCGTATGCCTTGAACGTTCCGATGGTCGGAGTCAGTCACTTGGAAGGGCATATTTCCTCTGCCTGGCTGCAAGAACCAACATTTCCGGTCCCGTGCGTGGTGTTGGTCGTATCCGGAGGCCATTCACACCTGTATCTGATGCAGCTTGATGGCGGTTGCCCGCTCTTGGGATGTACCAGAGACGATGCGGCCGGGGAAGCGTTCGACAAGGGCGCTCAAATGCTCGGACTCGAATACCCCGGGGGGCCGGCAATTGATCGCCTTGCACAAAGCGGCAGTGCTACGGCAATTCTGTTTCCCCGCTCGTATTTGAGGAAGGAGAGTTTGGATTTTAGTTTCAGTGGTCTCAAAACGGCGCTTCTCTATAAACTTCAACAGATGGACCAGAGCCAGCGCGATGCTCAAGCTCCCGACCTAGCGGCCGGTTACCAGGAGGCTATTGTCACTGTGCTCGTCGACAAGGCGTTTGCTGCGGTCAAGGCATACGGGGTAGCGGCTCTCGCGGTTGTCGGAGGCGTCTCTGCCAATACGAGGTTGCGCTCGCTCCTCCAGCGTCGGGCCAGCACAAGTGGCATCCGTCTGAGCCTGCCCCCGTTGTCCTATTGTACGGATAACGCCGCCATGATTGCTGCCGCAGGTCGGCAGGCCTTACTCAGGGGGAAACGTGCTGCACTCGACATGGAAGCCAACGCATGCCTGGCGGTGCACGCTTTAACCACTTAG